The Lysobacter panacisoli genome includes a window with the following:
- a CDS encoding ABC transporter ATP-binding protein, producing MATLVSIRNLRKNYQRGPEKVEVLHGIDLDIPKGDFVALMGPSGSGKTTLLNLIGGLDSPSGGEIQVDGQRIDTMTAGQLSHWRSQNVGFVFQFYNLMPTLNAQKNVELPLLLTKLSSAQRKRNAEIALQLVGLAERGKHRPNELSGGQQQRVAIARAIVSDPTLLICDEPTGDLDRQSAEEILALLQSLNRDHGKTILMVTHDPKAADHAQRTIHLDKGTLVERELAVEH from the coding sequence ATGGCTACGCTGGTTTCGATCCGCAATCTAAGGAAGAACTATCAACGCGGTCCGGAGAAGGTGGAGGTGCTGCACGGCATCGACCTCGACATTCCGAAGGGCGACTTCGTTGCGCTGATGGGCCCGTCGGGCTCCGGCAAGACGACGCTGCTCAACCTCATCGGCGGACTGGATTCGCCCAGCGGCGGCGAGATCCAGGTCGACGGCCAGCGCATCGACACGATGACCGCCGGCCAGCTCTCGCACTGGCGCAGCCAGAACGTCGGCTTCGTGTTCCAGTTCTACAACCTGATGCCGACGCTCAACGCGCAGAAGAATGTCGAGCTGCCGCTGCTGCTGACCAAGCTGTCGTCCGCGCAGCGCAAGCGCAACGCCGAGATCGCGCTGCAGCTGGTGGGCCTGGCCGAGCGCGGCAAGCATCGTCCGAACGAACTGTCGGGCGGCCAGCAGCAGCGCGTGGCGATCGCGCGCGCGATCGTTTCCGACCCGACGCTGCTGATCTGCGACGAACCGACCGGCGACCTGGATCGCCAGTCCGCCGAGGAGATCCTCGCGCTGCTGCAGTCGCTCAACCGCGACCACGGCAAGACCATCCTGATGGTCACGCACGATCCCAAGGCCGCCGACCACGCACAGCGCACCATCCACCTCGACAAGGGCACGCTGGTCGAGCGCGAGCTCGCCGTCGAGCACTGA
- a CDS encoding ABC transporter permease encodes MKYLHLIWAALFRSKTRTFLTLLSVVTAFLLFGMLDSVRVAFNSSANVSGYDRLITTSRLSITQSLPYRLQTQIETVPGVKKASYATWFGGIYQDPKNFFPNFAVGPGYIELYPEYVMPADQLKAFYATQDGAIVGEALAKLHGWKIGDTIPLQATIFPTKGSNNWNFKLVGIFHMNDNKRKGEEKQLMFNWKYFDEANDYIKGQVHWYVVDVADAGQSNRVAQAIDKLSDNSDHETKTQTEQAFNQAFFKQIGDIGLIVTSIMGAVFFTLVLLTGNTMAQAVRERIPELAVLKTIGFSNRSVLWLVLAEATLLVVLGGLIGLGLAALIMPAVSQASMGLIQLPNVPAATWGLGVAMMIVIGVVVGLLPALRAMRLNIVDALAGR; translated from the coding sequence ATGAAATACCTGCACCTTATCTGGGCCGCGCTGTTCCGCAGCAAGACCCGCACATTCCTGACGCTGTTGTCGGTGGTCACCGCATTCCTGCTGTTCGGCATGCTCGATTCCGTCCGCGTGGCGTTCAACTCCAGCGCCAACGTGTCCGGCTACGACCGCCTGATCACGACCTCGCGCCTGTCGATCACGCAGTCGCTGCCGTATCGCCTGCAAACGCAGATCGAGACCGTCCCGGGCGTGAAGAAGGCGTCGTACGCGACCTGGTTCGGCGGCATCTACCAGGATCCGAAGAACTTCTTCCCGAACTTCGCCGTCGGCCCGGGCTACATCGAGCTGTATCCGGAATACGTGATGCCCGCCGACCAGCTCAAGGCGTTCTACGCCACGCAGGACGGCGCCATCGTCGGCGAGGCGCTGGCCAAGCTGCACGGCTGGAAGATCGGCGACACGATCCCGCTGCAGGCCACGATCTTCCCGACCAAGGGCAGCAACAACTGGAACTTCAAGCTGGTCGGCATCTTCCACATGAACGACAACAAGCGGAAGGGCGAAGAAAAGCAGCTGATGTTCAACTGGAAGTACTTCGACGAGGCCAACGACTACATCAAGGGCCAGGTCCACTGGTACGTCGTCGACGTCGCCGATGCCGGCCAGTCGAACCGGGTCGCGCAGGCCATCGACAAGCTGTCCGACAACTCCGACCACGAAACCAAGACGCAGACCGAACAGGCATTCAACCAGGCGTTCTTCAAGCAGATCGGCGACATCGGCCTGATCGTCACCTCGATCATGGGCGCGGTGTTCTTCACCCTGGTGCTGCTGACCGGCAACACGATGGCGCAGGCGGTGCGCGAGCGCATCCCCGAACTGGCCGTGCTCAAGACCATCGGCTTCTCCAACCGCAGCGTGCTGTGGCTGGTGCTGGCCGAAGCGACCTTGCTGGTGGTGCTGGGCGGGCTGATCGGACTGGGCCTGGCCGCGCTGATCATGCCGGCGGTGAGCCAGGCCAGCATGGGCCTGATCCAGCTGCCGAACGTGCCGGCCGCGACGTGGGGACTGGGCGTGGCGATGATGATCGTCATCGGCGTGGTCGTCGGCCTGCTGCCGGCGCTGCGCGCGATGCGCCTGAACATCGTCGATGCCCTGGCCGGACGCTGA
- a CDS encoding ABC transporter permease, translating to MKFLKNAGVIAILLACLVVWILLPWYAVLALVVALALWLVLTRSGRLALEATRIGIASLPQRWGASSVIVVGIAGVVGVLVAMLAMGAGFEATLKQTGNDSTAIILRGGSQAETNSVITRDQVPLIGALAGIAKGADGRPAISPELSQVVNMVTRADHTDANAQLRGVGEAAWALRPQVKIVEGRRFNPGMRELVIGQGARKQYVDQQFNDLKPGSQIELANQIWTVVGFFASGDSHDSELWADGETLASTYRRNAYQSVTVQLDGKDGFKQLKAAMAADPRLKLDVDTTRHYYAKQSEGLSKFLRVLGIVIGSIMAVGAVFGALNTMYAAVAGRAREIATMRAIGFRGLPVVVAVMLETMLLALIGGLVGGAIAWLLFNGYSVSTLGNNFSQVMFQFKVSPDLLWNGIKWALGIGLIGGLFPALRAARLPVTEALRAA from the coding sequence ATGAAATTCCTGAAGAATGCAGGCGTCATCGCGATCCTGTTGGCGTGCCTGGTGGTGTGGATCCTGCTGCCCTGGTACGCGGTGCTGGCGCTCGTCGTGGCGTTGGCGCTGTGGCTGGTGCTGACGCGCAGCGGACGCCTGGCGCTGGAAGCCACGCGCATCGGCATCGCCAGCCTGCCGCAACGCTGGGGCGCATCGAGCGTGATCGTGGTCGGTATCGCCGGCGTGGTCGGCGTGCTGGTGGCGATGCTGGCGATGGGCGCGGGCTTCGAGGCCACGCTCAAGCAGACCGGTAACGACTCCACCGCGATCATCCTGCGCGGCGGTTCGCAGGCGGAGACCAACTCGGTCATCACCCGCGACCAGGTGCCGCTGATCGGCGCGCTCGCCGGCATCGCCAAGGGCGCCGATGGACGCCCGGCGATCTCGCCCGAACTGTCGCAGGTGGTGAACATGGTGACCCGCGCGGACCATACCGATGCCAACGCGCAGCTGCGTGGCGTCGGCGAGGCGGCGTGGGCGCTGCGGCCGCAGGTGAAGATCGTCGAGGGCCGCAGGTTCAACCCCGGCATGCGTGAACTGGTGATCGGCCAGGGCGCGCGCAAGCAGTACGTCGACCAGCAGTTCAACGACCTCAAGCCGGGCTCGCAGATCGAACTCGCCAACCAGATCTGGACCGTGGTCGGCTTCTTCGCGTCGGGCGATTCGCACGACTCGGAACTGTGGGCCGACGGTGAGACGCTCGCGTCGACCTATCGCCGCAATGCGTACCAGTCGGTGACCGTGCAGCTCGATGGCAAGGACGGCTTCAAGCAGCTCAAGGCCGCGATGGCCGCCGACCCGCGACTCAAGCTCGACGTCGACACCACCCGTCACTACTACGCCAAGCAGTCGGAGGGGTTGAGCAAGTTCCTGCGCGTGCTCGGCATCGTGATCGGTTCGATCATGGCGGTGGGCGCGGTGTTCGGTGCGCTCAACACGATGTACGCCGCCGTCGCCGGACGCGCGCGCGAGATCGCGACGATGCGTGCGATCGGTTTCCGCGGGCTGCCGGTCGTCGTGGCCGTGATGCTGGAGACGATGCTGCTGGCGCTGATCGGCGGCCTGGTCGGCGGCGCGATCGCGTGGCTGCTGTTCAACGGCTACAGCGTCTCGACACTGGGCAACAACTTCAGCCAGGTGATGTTCCAGTTCAAGGTATCGCCGGACCTGCTGTGGAACGGCATCAAGTGGGCGCTGGGCATCGGCCTGATCGGCGGCCTGTTCCCGGCCCTGCGCGCGGCGCGGTTGCCGGTGACGGAGGCGTTGCGCGCGGCGTGA